Proteins encoded within one genomic window of Bdellovibrionota bacterium:
- a CDS encoding TIGR02147 family protein has translation MTNKELYRHYLNSEFARRCEANPAYSLRSFALALCVDAGTLSRILNGKQALSYKMAQKIVDKLDLSPDQQKEFFSSLFHYQQSRKLEKVHEKNVNEAEYKGADLSVEYYRVIADWYHIALMEMTYLKSFKPDSRYLAQQLGITQAEAKLALERLLKLGLLTKKNGKVIKTNEKLSTTDRHLTTPALRKNQKQFLEKAIYSLENDSLEVRSNTNMTMAIDSSKIEIAKKMIREFQMTLCNFLESGKQDQVYNLSVALYPLQNNKQKPKE, from the coding sequence ATGACAAACAAAGAACTTTATAGACACTATTTAAATAGTGAATTTGCGAGACGATGTGAAGCAAATCCGGCCTACTCCTTACGTTCTTTTGCCTTGGCACTTTGTGTAGATGCGGGAACTTTATCGCGTATTTTAAACGGTAAGCAGGCGCTCTCCTATAAGATGGCACAAAAGATTGTAGATAAGCTTGATCTTTCTCCTGATCAGCAGAAAGAATTTTTTAGTTCTCTTTTTCATTATCAACAATCCAGAAAGCTTGAAAAAGTTCATGAAAAAAATGTGAACGAAGCGGAATACAAAGGTGCTGACTTGAGTGTTGAGTATTACCGAGTGATTGCGGATTGGTATCATATCGCCTTAATGGAAATGACTTATTTGAAGAGCTTTAAACCAGATTCAAGGTATCTCGCTCAACAGTTGGGAATTACGCAGGCAGAGGCCAAGCTAGCTCTCGAGCGTTTGCTTAAGCTCGGCCTTTTGACTAAAAAAAACGGCAAGGTGATAAAAACCAACGAAAAGTTATCCACCACAGATCGTCATTTAACCACGCCAGCCCTTAGAAAAAATCAAAAACAATTTTTGGAAAAAGCCATTTACTCATTGGAAAATGATTCGCTTGAGGTACGAAGCAATACCAATATGACGATGGCCATTGATTCTTCTAAAATTGAAATAGCAAAAAAAATGATTCGAGAATTTCAAATGACACTCTGTAATTTCTTAGAATCAGGCAAGCAAGATCAAGTCTACAATCTCAGTGTCGCACTTTATCCATTACAAAATAACAAACAGAAACCAAAGGAGTAA